One genomic window of Deltaproteobacteria bacterium includes the following:
- a CDS encoding type II toxin-antitoxin system VapB family antitoxin, with amino-acid sequence MALSIRNPRAEQLAREVAAMSGENLTQAIIRALEERLERLKGRRQITDTVEEIMKISKRCSELPELDRRTPEEILGYDHHGVPE; translated from the coding sequence ATGGCGCTGAGCATAAGGAACCCCCGGGCAGAACAACTGGCCAGGGAGGTGGCTGCTATGAGTGGGGAAAATTTGACTCAAGCTATCATCCGTGCCCTGGAGGAACGGCTGGAACGCCTGAAAGGCAGACGGCAGATCACTGACACAGTAGAGGAGATTATGAAAATTTCCAAGCGCTGCAGCGAATTGCCGGAACTGGATAGGCGCACTCCCGAAGAGATCTTGGGCTACGACCATCATGGGGTCCCGGAATAA
- a CDS encoding type II toxin-antitoxin system VapC family toxin → MIIDTSALISILLGEPEAPSLAKAIAADPRRLISAFTALEAGLVIEAKKGEAGGRELDLLLHRTGIEIVPLTEEQFEVARMAWRKYGKGNHPAALNIGDCCSYALAKWSGEPLLYKGEDFSQTDIVSVPLL, encoded by the coding sequence ATGATCATTGATACATCGGCACTCATCTCCATTCTCCTGGGTGAACCTGAAGCCCCAAGCCTGGCAAAAGCGATTGCGGCTGACCCCAGGAGATTGATAAGCGCCTTCACTGCTCTGGAAGCAGGGCTTGTCATAGAGGCTAAAAAAGGTGAAGCAGGTGGTCGGGAATTGGACCTGCTGTTGCACCGCACAGGAATCGAAATCGTCCCACTCACAGAAGAGCAATTTGAAGTCGCCAGGATGGCTTGGCGCAAGTACGGCAAAGGGAATCATCCTGCGGCACTCAATATCGGCGACTGCTGCTCTTATGCACTGGCTAAATGGTCCGGAGAACCCTTGCTCTATAAAGGTGAAGATTTCTCTCAGACAGATATAGTGTCAGTACCTCTGTTATGA
- a CDS encoding type II toxin-antitoxin system Phd/YefM family antitoxin, whose translation MQETIPISKFKATCLRLLDNVKKTGRSILITRKGEPIALVTPPPPPEKPKSWLGCMRDSIKITGDVISPAADEKEWEALRD comes from the coding sequence ATGCAGGAAACCATCCCGATATCAAAATTCAAGGCCACTTGTTTGCGGCTTCTGGATAATGTGAAAAAAACGGGTCGCTCTATTCTAATAACACGCAAGGGCGAGCCTATCGCGCTGGTAACGCCGCCACCGCCACCGGAAAAACCAAAAAGTTGGCTAGGTTGTATGAGGGACAGCATAAAAATCACAGGTGACGTGATTTCGCCAGCCGCAGACGAAAAAGAGTGGGAGGCCTTGCGAGATTGA
- a CDS encoding type II toxin-antitoxin system VapC family toxin, producing MKLLLDTHIILWSVAEPERLPASVALELESDANELWFSPISVWEIALLAEKGRLKFRSDPNLTVRNMFDRLPMKEAVINKEVAIMSREVDLPHQDPADRFLGATAAAYDLILVTADRRLMYSRSFRVLQST from the coding sequence TTGAAATTACTGCTGGATACGCATATCATCCTCTGGAGCGTCGCCGAACCTGAACGACTACCGGCTTCGGTAGCCCTGGAGTTGGAAAGCGATGCAAACGAACTCTGGTTTTCACCGATAAGCGTTTGGGAAATTGCCCTGCTGGCAGAGAAGGGCCGCCTCAAGTTCAGATCCGATCCCAACCTCACTGTCCGCAACATGTTTGACCGCCTCCCCATGAAAGAAGCCGTGATCAACAAAGAAGTTGCTATCATGAGCCGTGAGGTGGATCTCCCACATCAGGACCCTGCAGACAGGTTTCTGGGAGCAACGGCTGCCGCATACGATCTGATTCTAGTGACAGCAGATCGCAGACTCATGTACTCTCGATCTTTCCGCGTCCTTCAATCCACATAG
- a CDS encoding DsrE family protein → MKVLFIISTDDAETMYNALRMANVGLKKGDEVGVFMLGKAVTYESLADSEFDVIGQVNQFTEEGDFYV, encoded by the coding sequence ATGAAAGTACTTTTCATTATCAGCACCGACGATGCCGAGACTATGTACAATGCGCTGCGTATGGCCAATGTGGGGCTCAAAAAGGGCGACGAAGTAGGTGTCTTCATGCTGGGCAAGGCGGTTACTTACGAATCACTGGCAGACTCCGAGTTCGATGTGATTGGTCAGGTGAACCAGTTTACTGAAGAGGGGGACTTTTATGTCTGA
- a CDS encoding class I SAM-dependent methyltransferase: protein MPKVKPFEKNVARYEEWFARYGLVYESELLAIKALLPQGGSGLEIGVGTGRFAAPLGIKVGIEPSEAMADVARRRGIEVIHGVAEALPFEDGRFEFMLMVTTICFLDDIEVSFIEAFRVLKPMGSIVVGFVDRNSPLGVIYEMHKDKNVFYREATFYTVEEVVFNLKNAGFHNFAFTQTIFRDLDKIKRIEPVEEGYGKGSFVVVKGMKADVAKS from the coding sequence ATGCCGAAAGTAAAACCATTTGAAAAGAACGTAGCCAGGTACGAAGAATGGTTTGCCAGATATGGATTGGTTTACGAATCAGAACTCCTGGCAATAAAAGCACTATTGCCTCAGGGCGGAAGCGGACTGGAGATCGGTGTCGGTACCGGACGATTCGCTGCGCCCCTGGGGATTAAAGTCGGAATCGAACCGTCCGAAGCGATGGCTGATGTGGCTCGAAGAAGGGGTATCGAAGTGATTCATGGGGTGGCGGAAGCGCTTCCTTTTGAAGATGGACGGTTTGAATTTATGCTCATGGTTACTACGATCTGTTTCCTGGATGATATAGAAGTATCCTTCATAGAAGCCTTTCGCGTGCTAAAACCCATGGGTTCCATTGTCGTTGGTTTTGTAGACCGCAACAGTCCTCTCGGGGTCATTTATGAGATGCATAAAGACAAGAATGTGTTTTACAGGGAGGCTACTTTCTATACAGTAGAAGAGGTCGTTTTTAATCTAAAAAATGCAGGATTCCATAACTTTGCCTTCACGCAGACCATTTTCCGTGACCTGGACAAGATAAAAAGAATCGAGCCGGTAGAGGAAGGCTATGGTAAAGGCTCCTTCGTTGTAGTGAAGGGGATGAAAGCAGATGTTGCAAAATCATAA
- a CDS encoding sterol desaturase family protein, giving the protein MSNEIPVRVGFFLGVFALMAVWELLAPRRGLTTSKTVRWLSNLGIILINAGAVRLVVPILPVSLALLAEKNGWGLLNNLVLPDWLKVAIGVVVLDLVIYFQHVMFHAVPAFWRLHMMHHADLDFDVTTGLRFHPIEILLSAGIKLATVAALGPPTLAVLLFEILLNGTSMFNHGNIRLPASVDRLLRLLVVTPDMHRVHHSVVIKETNSNFGFNLPWWDRLFGTYRDQPAAGHRGMTIGLSQFRHAQRLTLPWMLVLPFTGDPGEYALNRGGGKVTFRR; this is encoded by the coding sequence ATGAGCAACGAAATTCCCGTTCGGGTAGGCTTCTTTCTTGGTGTTTTTGCCCTCATGGCTGTATGGGAGTTGCTGGCACCGCGCCGGGGCCTGACAACCTCCAAGACTGTTCGCTGGCTCAGCAACCTGGGGATCATCCTGATTAATGCGGGGGCAGTGCGCCTGGTGGTGCCTATCCTGCCCGTGTCCCTTGCCCTGCTGGCTGAGAAAAACGGCTGGGGTCTGCTCAACAATCTTGTTTTGCCTGACTGGCTGAAAGTAGCAATCGGCGTGGTAGTGCTGGATCTGGTCATCTATTTCCAGCACGTCATGTTTCATGCAGTTCCCGCGTTCTGGCGTCTGCACATGATGCACCATGCTGATCTGGATTTTGACGTGACCACAGGTTTGCGCTTCCATCCCATCGAAATCCTGCTTTCCGCTGGCATAAAACTGGCAACGGTGGCTGCCCTTGGCCCACCCACTCTGGCAGTTCTCCTCTTCGAGATTCTCTTGAACGGCACCTCCATGTTCAATCACGGCAACATACGCCTTCCAGCCAGTGTTGATCGGCTCCTTCGCTTGCTGGTGGTTACTCCGGATATGCACAGGGTGCACCATTCTGTGGTGATAAAAGAAACCAACAGCAATTTTGGCTTCAATCTTCCCTGGTGGGATCGACTGTTCGGCACCTATCGCGATCAACCAGCAGCTGGACATCGGGGCATGACTATCGGCCTGTCTCAGTTTCGGCATGCCCAGCGGTTGACCCTGCCATGGATGCTGGTTCTGCCGTTTACAGGAGACCCGGGCGAGTACGCCCTCAACCGCGGTGGGGGCAAAGTGACATTTCGACGCTAG